The Bos indicus x Bos taurus breed Angus x Brahman F1 hybrid chromosome 25, Bos_hybrid_MaternalHap_v2.0, whole genome shotgun sequence genome has a window encoding:
- the BCKDK gene encoding 3-methyl-2-oxobutanoate dehydrogenase [lipoamide] kinase, mitochondrial has translation MILASVLGSGPRGGPPLRPLLGPALSLRARSTSATDTHHVEMARERSKTVTSFYNQSAIDVAAEKPSVRLTPTMMLYSGRSQDGSHLLKSARYLQQELPVRIAHRIKGFRSLPFIIGCNPTILHVHELYIRAFQKLTDFPPIKDQADEARYCQLVRQLLDDHKDVVTLLAEGLRESRKYIEDEKLVRYFLDKTLTSRLGIRMLATHHLALHEDKPDFVGIICTRLSPKKIIEKWVDFARRLCEHKYGNAPRVRINGHVAARFPFIPMPLDYILPELLKNAMRATMESHLDTPYNVPDVVITIANNDIDLVIRISDRGGGIAHKDLDRVMDYHFTTAEASTQDPRISPLFGHLDLHSGGQSGPMHGFGFGLPTSRAYAEYLGGSLRLQSLQGIGTDVYLRLRHIDGREESFRI, from the exons ATGATACTGGCTTCGGTGCTGGGGAGCGGACCCCGGGGCGGGCCACCCCTCCGGCCTCTCTTGGGGCCCGCACTCTCGCTCCGGGCCCGCTCCACATCAGCCACTGATACCCACCATGTGGAAATGGCACGGGAGCGCTCTAAGACCGTCACCTCCTTTTACAACCAGTCAGCCATTGACGTCGCAGCGGAGAAG CCTTCAGTCCGCCTCACTCCAACCATGATGCTCTATTCAGGCCGCTCCCAGGATGGCAGTCACCTCCTG aAAAGTGCCCGCTACTTGCAGCAGGAGTTGCCAGTGAGGATCGCTCACCGCATCAAGGGCTTCCGCAGCCTTCCTTTCATCATTGGCTGCAACCCCACCATACTGCACGTG CACGAGCTGTACATCCGTGCCTTCCAGAAGCTGACAGACTTCCCTCCG ATCAAGGACCAGGCGGATGAGGCCCGATACTGCCAGCTGGTGCGACAGCTGTTGGATGACCACAAGGACGTGGTGACCCTCTTAGCGGAAGGCCTGCGTGAGAGCCGGAAGTACATAGAG GATGAGAAGCTCGTCCGTTACTTCTTAGACAAGACGTTGACTTCAAGGCTTGGGATCCGTATGTTGGCCACCCACCATCTGGCACTACATGAGGACAAG CCCGACTTTGTTGGCATCATCTGCACTCGCCTGTCACCGAAGAAGATTATTGAAAAGTGGGTGGACTTTGCCAG ACGCCTGTGTGAGCACAAGTATGGCAATGCACCCCGAGTCCGCATCAACGGACACGTGGCTGCCCGTTTCCCCTTCATCCCAATGCCACTGGACTACATCCTACCTGAGCTGCTCAAGAACGCCATGAG AGCCACAATGGAGAGTCACCTCGACACTCCCTACAATGTCCCAGATGTCGTCATCACCATCGCCAACAATGATATCGATCTCGTCATCAG GATTTCAGACCGGGGCGGGGGAATTGCTCACAAAGACCTGGATCGGGTGATGGACTACCACTTCACTACAGCTGAGGCCAGCACCCAGGACCCCCGGATCAGCCCCCTCTTTGGCCACCTGGACTTGCACAGTGGTGGCCAGTCAGGACCCATGCACGG ctTTGGCTTCGGGCTGCCCACTTCGCGGGCCTACGCAGAGTACCTCGGTGGTTCCCTTCGGCTGCAGTCGCTGCAGGGCATTGGCACAGATGTCTACCTACGGCTCCGTCACATCGATGGCCGGGAAGAAAGCTTCCGCATCTGA